The genome window ATAACGCGGGAGGAGTCCCGCGATTGTTAGTTAGCTATTCCGGGATTCCTCCCGCGTTACAACAAGGTCGTTTCGCTATGGAACCGGATCATATCCCTGACCGCCCCAGGGATGGCAGCGACCGATTCGTTTCAGACCCAGCCAGCCGCCCCGAATTGGCCCGTGTTTGCGAATAGCGTCAATCGCATACTGCGAACAGGTGGGTGTATAGCGACAGGCATTGGGAAAATAAGGCGAGATAGCGGCCTGATAAATCCTGACCAGCCCGATCAAAATGGATTTCATCATGCACCTGTAACACGAAAACGGTTAAAAACTTTCCCGCAATCTGTATCTTTGTCCGCCGTCGCTCCTTATCCATCGACGTTGACTCCGATTTGTTATGCTGCAATACGTGATTTGGGACGTTAATCCCGAAATTTTTCACATTGGTTCATTCTCAGTACGTTGGTATGGACTGCTCTTCGCGTTGGGTTTTCTGATCGGAATGCAGATAATGACCCACATCTTCAAAAAAGAAAACAAGCCCGTTGCCGATACCGATTCGCTCCTGATTTACATGGTCGTTTCCACCATTTTGGGTGCCCGGTTCGGCCATTTTCTGTTCTACGAACCTGAAGTAATTCTCAGAAACCCGCTCGAAGTGATTCTGCCGCCCTATCGAGGATTGGCCAGCCACGGTGCCATAGTCGGCATTCTGCTTGGTCTATGGCTATACTCGCGCCGGAAAGAAAGCCGTCTGACGAATCAAACGTATCTCTGGGTGGCCGATCGAATTGCGATCACCGTTGCGCTGGCCGGTGCCTGTATCCGGTTTGGTAACCTGATGAACTCCGAGATCGTTGGTCGGCCAACGGACGTTTCGTGGGCGTTTATCTTCCTGAATAACAGCGAATACGCCAAAATTCCCCGTCACCCGGCGCAGTTATACGAATCGATATCGTGTCTGGTGCTGTTCTTTTTCCTGTTCTGGTTCTGGAATCAGCACAAAGAACGAACTCCGCGTGGCAGTATGGTGGGCATTTTCTTTATCTGGGTATTCGGTCTGCGGTTTTTCTACGAATACCTGAAAGAAAACCAGGTTCCGTTCGAAGATCGCCTGCCACTGAACGTTGGTCAGATGCTGAGTATTCCTGCGGTGTTACTGGGTCTGTATTTTCTGGTGCGGAGTTACCGTACCCCAGTTGTACTGGCCGAACCGGACACCATGCCGAAGAAGATCAAATCGTAGCCTGCCAGACAAATACAACAAACGAGGAAGGGGCCAAACGGTCCCTTCTTCTGTTTGAGCCATTGAGCACTCGGTTCCGCCAACGATCGACACTTGACAGGGTAAGTCGTATAAAATCCCTCACGGCAGCGACCGATCGTATCCGGCCGCTGCCGTGAGGGAAAGTGTGGAAAATTGTCGCTTCAATGCAGGTGGAACCGGAAGACGTTGCATCTTTGGTCACCCATCGATTCACAACGCCCTGCTATGAGAACGTTGCTTCTACTTTTCTCCCTGATTGCTGTCACGTCTTTGGCACAAGTCGTCCCTGCCAGAGATGCCATAAAGGATAAAGCGTACCGCCGGGCCATTCAACAGGCCGAGCGATTTATTGATTCACTTCGGATCAGACAGGACATCCCCGGTATTTCGGTAGCCGTTGGAACCCACGATAAACTGCTCTGGGCCGAAGGATTTGGGTACGCCGATGTTGAAACTAAACTGCCCGTAACCGTGCTATCCCGGTTTCGGCTGGGATCAGTGTCGAAATCCGTTACGTCGCTGGCGGTTGGCAAACTGGTCGAAGAGGGGAAACTGGATCTGGATGCACCCGTTCAGCGATACGTTCCCGATTTTCCGCAGAAAAAGTATCCGATCACCAGCCGACAGCTGGCAACTCACACCGCCGGAATCCGTCATTACCGCGACGATGACCCTCTGAATTGCCTCCGGCGGTATAAAACGGTTACCGAAGGGTTGACGATTTTCAATAAGGATAGCCTGCTTTTTCAGCCGGGAACGGCCTATACTTACTCAACCTACGGCTATAATCTGCTGAGTGCCGCCATCGAAGGAGCCAGCCACATCGACTTTCTGACGTATCTACAGGCTGCGGTTTTCAACCCATTGGCTATGAGTCATACCAGTCCGGACTATAGCGACAGCATCGTTGTTGGCCGGGTACGATTCTACGAACATAGTCAGGGCCATCTGGTCAATGCCAATCAGGTTGACAACAGTTATAAATGGGCTGGTGGTGGCTTGTTGTCAACACCCTCCGATCTGGTCAGATTGGGCAGGGAGCTTATACAGCCTAAAGTGCTTACGAAAGAAACGGTGGCCCTGCTGTTCACTCCGCAGCTGTTGTTAGACGGGAAGAACACAAATTACGGCCTGGGCTGGCGAATCGGGACGGATAGC of Spirosoma agri contains these proteins:
- a CDS encoding serine hydrolase domain-containing protein; the encoded protein is MRTLLLLFSLIAVTSLAQVVPARDAIKDKAYRRAIQQAERFIDSLRIRQDIPGISVAVGTHDKLLWAEGFGYADVETKLPVTVLSRFRLGSVSKSVTSLAVGKLVEEGKLDLDAPVQRYVPDFPQKKYPITSRQLATHTAGIRHYRDDDPLNCLRRYKTVTEGLTIFNKDSLLFQPGTAYTYSTYGYNLLSAAIEGASHIDFLTYLQAAVFNPLAMSHTSPDYSDSIVVGRVRFYEHSQGHLVNANQVDNSYKWAGGGLLSTPSDLVRLGRELIQPKVLTKETVALLFTPQLLLDGKNTNYGLGWRIGTDSKGRKICHHGGTIDGGRAFLLIFPDDDLVVAIAANMSGVTINLPELERLANYFHGSAHTRSATGN
- the lgt gene encoding prolipoprotein diacylglyceryl transferase, encoding MLQYVIWDVNPEIFHIGSFSVRWYGLLFALGFLIGMQIMTHIFKKENKPVADTDSLLIYMVVSTILGARFGHFLFYEPEVILRNPLEVILPPYRGLASHGAIVGILLGLWLYSRRKESRLTNQTYLWVADRIAITVALAGACIRFGNLMNSEIVGRPTDVSWAFIFLNNSEYAKIPRHPAQLYESISCLVLFFFLFWFWNQHKERTPRGSMVGIFFIWVFGLRFFYEYLKENQVPFEDRLPLNVGQMLSIPAVLLGLYFLVRSYRTPVVLAEPDTMPKKIKS
- the yidD gene encoding membrane protein insertion efficiency factor YidD; amino-acid sequence: MKSILIGLVRIYQAAISPYFPNACRYTPTCSQYAIDAIRKHGPIRGGWLGLKRIGRCHPWGGQGYDPVP